A single genomic interval of Camelina sativa cultivar DH55 chromosome 11, Cs, whole genome shotgun sequence harbors:
- the LOC109127407 gene encoding zinc finger BED domain-containing protein RICESLEEPER 2-like, whose amino-acid sequence MEQIVTKYFEDLFKKSDGRGISEILQKWKDWRIEKKVFSITLDNATNNDTTQEILKSQLMLRYDLLCGGDYFHVRYTAHILNIIVQIGLKDIDDTLEKIRESIKYVQASEKREILFSKCVEVVGLQLKAGLIMDVKTRWNSTYKMLDRALKYRAAFGNLKVIDGKNYKFHPTEAEWHRLKQICEFLEPFDEITNLISCSTYPTSNLYFMQVWKINNWLISNSQNQDEVIRSMIVPMRERFDKYWEEVSDVFAMTTMFDPKLKLTMVNYCFGKNDKGSAQSKIKHLHGKLTTLFGSYENKSIFTSSSTETRETNQKTDENEGKKGSFGNYDVSSQSLMILVFKFCFEKCV is encoded by the coding sequence ATGGAACAGATTGTTACAAAATACTTTGAGGATCTTTTTAAGAAGTCGGATGGTAGGGGCATTTCAGAGATACTACAGAAGTGGAAGGATTGGAGAATTGAGAAAAAAGTGTTTTCCATCACATTAGACAATGCTACTAACAATGACACAACACAAGAGATTCTGAAATCTCAGCTTATGTTGCGGTATGATTTGTTGTGTGGAGGAGACTATTTTCATGTGCGATACACAGCACATATCCTCAACATCATTGTTCAGATTGGCCTGAAAGATATAGATGATACATTGGAAAAGATCAGAGAGAGTATCAAATATGTTCAAGCTTCTGAAAAACGTGAGATATTGTTTTCAAAATGTGTTGAAGTTGTTGGTCTACAGTTGAAAGCGGGGTTGATTATGGATGTGAAAACTAGATGGAACTCAACATACAAGATGCTTGATAGGGCTCTCAAGTATCGAGCTGCCTTTGGTAATCTCAAAGTCATTGATGGGAAAAACTACAAGTTTCACCCTACAGAAGCTGAATGGCACCGATTGAAGCagatttgtgagtttttggaGCCTTTTGATGAAATCACTAATCTGATCTCATGTTCAACATATCCAACTTCAAACTTGTATTTCATGCAAGTTTGGAAGATCAACAATTGGTTGATATCGAATTCACAGAATCAAGATGAAGTCATCAGAAGTATGATTGTCCCAATGAGAGAAAGGTTTGATAAATATTGGGAAGAGGTTAGTGATGTCTTTGCAATGACTACAATGTTTGATCCAAAGTTGAAGCTAACAATGgtaaattattgttttggaaaGAACGACAAGGGTTCTGCTCAGAGCAAGATTAAACATTTGCATGGTAAGCTTACTACTCTTTTTGGATCTTATGAGAATAAATCCATTTTCACATCATCTTCTACAGAGACACGTGAAACTAATCAGAAAACTGATgagaatgaaggaaaaaaagggAGTTTTGGCAACTATGATGTAAGTTCTCAGTCTCTTATGATATTGGTTTTTAAGTTCTGTTTTGAGAAATGTGTATAG